The Prionailurus viverrinus isolate Anna chromosome B2, UM_Priviv_1.0, whole genome shotgun sequence genome contains the following window.
CCTCCCACTGGTCAGCTAATGCTCCCATCCTCCATATATCCTGTCACTCAACAACAAAACCTGGGAGTCATTCCTCAATGCCTTGTATCTAGCCCGTCAGACTCTACTTCCCCTCCATCCCTAAACCCCTGCTTTGTAAAAACTTTtaactttgaaataattacagattcataggaagttgcaaagatagtttAGAGAGGTCCTACATAGGTATCTTTTGCCCGGTTCCCCCAGTGATTGCATCCTATGTAACTACAGCACactatcaaaaccaggaaatcgTCATTGGTaggatgtgtgtgtataattccaTGCCACGTTTCCTTCCACCTCTTTTATATACCTGGACTTTTGTAATAGCCTCCAGCCTTATCTCCTCCATCCGATTCCTCAGGAAAATCTATGGCTCCATTGTGCTATGTGTGGGCCTCTGCTGCAATTCATCATGAGTGATCTGAAATGTCACCTAAGCTCctttagtcattcaacaaatatttattgagcactgtatATATGCCCAGGCCCTGTTCTGGGCCATTGGGATGCAGCGGTGAATGAAAGAGAAGTCCCCGCTCTTACGTAGTTTAATGTCTAGTGTGGGAGACAGAAAAATAGATGCAAATATGTATGTCAGGTGGTGATGAGACAGGCAGGGGAAGGGATTAGAGGGTGACTGGACCCTATGTCAGATAGTGGCCAGATAAGTCCTGGAAGACTTGTCATGGGAGTAGAAACTTaaggaagtgagggaaggagCTGTGCAacaatctggggggggggggggaacgacTCAGGGAAAAGGAGTGGCACCTACAGAGGTCCTGGGGCTGGTGTGAGGAATAGGGTCGCCAGTGTGGCTAGAGCCCAGGGAgctgggaagagggtgggagaggagatgAAAGAGGTAGCAGGGAGCCAGTAATATTGACCCTTTGTAGGGCAAAGTAAGgcccttgtattttatttttgctttttcctaaaatatacagaacataaaatttaccattttaagtgTGCAGAGCAGCGGCAATGAAGCACATTGGCATtcttgtgtaaccatcaccaccatccatattcagaactttttttttcttcccaaactgaaactccatagCCATTAAACAAGAactccccatccctgcctccccccagctcctggcaaccatgGCCCTTGATTTTTTAATCTGAGTGAGATGAAAAAGGCATTGGAGGGTTTTAAGTGAAGGAGTCCTGTTCCTTATAATAGCAAGGGTTGGGATTTATTCTATCTCATTTTACATCTATGACCCTCTGAAGATTGTAATAGCTCACAGTTATATAGTACCTTTTATGTCTCAAGGCACAATTCTAAGTACTTTTCAAATAAATCTCCTTTAATCCTCCTTTGACATATAAGGAGACAGGGTTCATGGTAATTACTATTATCCTCGTTTAACATGTAAGGAAACTTAGGTGCAAGGAGCTTAAATAACTTGTCTCCATTCATAGAGTTAGTAACTGGTGAAGTCAGGCTATCTAACTTAATCAGGGTGTTTCACTTCCTCTCTGAAAAGGAAGTATTCTTAAATAGGACAAAGAGGATAAGTAATATGCTCAACCACATACATTTGGGAGTGTGTGGCAGAGCTGGAGTTCCATCCAGGTCTGTGTGCCCCTACTGCTCTCCTATACCTGATGAAATCCAGCCCTTCCATGTGGTCTTCAGGCCCCCAACCCAGCTCCCCCATGTGCCCAGCTGGGCCTCACCTCTGTACCTTTGCTCCTGCTCTTCTGTTTGCTGAGGGGATCAGCCTTCCCTAGTGGAGAATACCTCACTGGGAAGGCTTTGTTGGTGCTCTAAAACCAGCGGGGTGGTCTTTTTTTGTTCCCATTGTCCCTTGGACTTAGCACTATTAACGTTTGTTGTTCATGGTCAGTGCCCACTCACTGCCCATGCCaattaaatattacttttcaaaattttaagaactttttattttgaaataacttcatACTTAATAAGTTGCTTAAGTATTACAAAACAATTGTGTGTACTCTTCACCTAGATTTTCTAAAGGTTACCATTTTGCCATGTTTATGTCctcattctttcttccctctaAATATGTATACGGGGGTATAGGTGTGTTTGTGAACCATTTGAGAGTAGGTTGTAGACATGATATCTCTTTACTCCTAAAACTTCAGTGTGTCAGTGTCTGTTTTGTGTATACAGGACTTCTCTTTACATATCCACAATATAATTATCAAAGTCAGGAAGTTAACATCAATAAGATACTCTATAGAccttattcaaatattttccagttgtcctcataggggaaaaaaaaatgcagtgcaAGATCTAACCTGGGATCATGTGTTGCATTTACTTGTCCGTGTCtctttagtctctctctctctctcttttttttccccctgggatATTTCCTCTGTCTTCGTCCATTACATTGATATTTTTGaactattttgtagaatgtccctcagtttgggtttgttggctgtttcctcatgattagattcaggtttgCATTTTTGATGGGACTCTGTAGAAGCAACGCTGTAGCCTCTGTGTCACCTTGTGAGGTACATGATATCCACTTGAATATTGTGAGTGTCTTCCTTGCTGCCTATCTCCCAATAGGCCATGAGTTCCTGAGGTCCCTCCCCTAGCCTACCTTGATTTTCTCCCGCTCTCCTGATAACCTCCTCCCCTACCCGCCCTCAATCTCTTTGTAGCTTCTTTGGTTTCTATGATGCAAATGAGACGGTCTTGGAGATGGAGGAGCAACCGGTGAGCCCCCTGGGATGACTTCCCCTTTCTTCTGGCACAGCCCCACCTCAGTCTGTAGCCCTCCCTGCCACTGACCCCTTGAGCTGAAGGGTTCACCCTGTGGGGAGGGGACCTGGGACACCAGGAGGAGCTcactttgtttctccttttatgaCTCTTTGCCCACCTTGAAGGTTTATCTGCGGGATTCTTTTGGGTTGAAGACTCTCTTGGCTCGGGGAGCCATAGTGAGGTGTCCGATGGCTGGGATCTCCCATACGGCCTGGCACTCCAACCGTACCCTTTATGAGACCTGCATTGAACCTTGGCTCTCCTGAGGATGTCCTCAGGGATCCCTCAGGAACTTCCCAGCCCAGAGACCAAGCGGTGGCCTTGGAAAGCAGATGTCAGCTCCGGTGTGCCTGCAACCACCCCATTGCTCCCACACTGCCCCCACCAACCAGGGCTCCCAGGACTCCCTTCCTGTGCTCCTCTGTAGATGACAAATCCTGGTCTCCCCCACCCTCATGTCTGGGGTTTGCtccatgctctctcactctcccgAGGCCAATGCCGAGGTCGGGAAGAGAGAAACCAGGTTTTTATCTCGTGGCTGCTCCTGCTGCTGTGGCTGCTCTGTCTCTGGCTGTATAGGAGAACCCAGCCCCTGCCCACTACAGGGGTCTCCTTCTAGGCCACTCAGGACATTTTTAGCTCCTGTTCTCCCCatgttcccttttccctttttctcagcCCTCCCAACTCCCAGGAAGGACTACCCATGAGAGTGGGGTTCTGAGGCTCCCCTATGGGGACAGTTCCGTTCTTGAAATGTCAGTATTGGGGAATATCTATGGCCTGTGAGGCCCATCTCAGGTTTGGGGATCCCCCAGTCCCTCTGTTCAGTGTTGGGGTACCCCCTGGGAGCCTAGTGTCTTTGAGGCCCCAGCCCCTTTTAGCTACCATTGAATGGGTGTTAACCCTgtatttatggaaataaaagtCCATTTCCTCAGTGTGGTTTGGCTCCTTTCCAGGTGAGGGGGACCTGGCTCCCCAAGGAGGGTGGGGATGGAGAGCCTGAGGTCTGGGTGCCCGGATGCCTGGTGTGGGGTGGGACCCCCTTGGTGTTTCCGCTCTCTAAATGCCCATTCTGTGTGGGTTCCTGATTCTCTGTGGGTTCTTTCCTGCAGAGGACAATTCTCTTCCTGTTCCAGCCTAAGCCTGGGGGGCTGAGCCCAGGGCTTCAGTGGTTTGTGCCCTAGCCTCATGGGTGGAATGCGTCTGCCACCCCCAGGCTAGACGAGGGGGCTAAGGGTCAGGGTGGGCATTTGTTGCACCCCTTTTCGACCTTTGTAGGCCTGAGTTGGGTGAGGGGCTGGACAATGAGCCTCCTCTTCCTTAAAAGAAGGAATTTTGGTGGAGACAATAGGGCCCTGTCTGCTctggtatggggggggggggtggctgactcaactctgccccccacccccaggccctaACAAATGTCATCATCAAATGGGGGCAATTTCCCCTTAGTGCCACGggcttcccacccacctcccttgtCCCTTTGTGACGATttgccctcctttctttcctcattgaatcTTGCCTCTTCTCCCATGACCTGACCCTGCTTTTCTCTgccagctctctctccctgttcctcagtTCTCCCCGAGTCTGTGTTGGGTTGGGGGTGTGTCAAGAGCCAGGGGTACTGGTGGTGTTACAGAGCTGGTAGCCTCTGCTGATCTGGGGAGTCCAGAAATAAGGGGGTTCGAAGAGTTTGGAATTTACTTCTAGGGGGCCCTTTGCTGGGGTGGTGGTGAAGGTAGTGGGACTTAGACCCCATGTAGCTGATCAAGCAGGAGCTGTGAAGGAggcttgtgggagggggcagggatgggaggaTTCTGTctggcccagcccctcctctcctttccagcCTGCCCAACCCGCCCACCAGTCTGAGCTGCTGTTGCTGAGGCTGGTCTGCTGGAAGTCTccgggagagagggaaagacaggtgGGGAGACAGTGTCAACGGGGAATGAGCCTTAGCgtgagtgtgagttggggagtgTGGTAGGAGTGAGGGTGTGGGTATGTGGGGTAGTAGGAATGTGTTTAAGGTGCAGTTTCCAGGTGCATGGGTTTGTGTGCAGGGTGTGAGGGGGTGTAATGGTGAATATCTGAGACTTTGAAGGTAGAAAAATTAAGATAGAAGAGGGTTTGTTACAGATAGGAAGGTTATGGGCAGAGTGTGTGTGTAGAGAAGATGGACGGAGTGTGTTGGGGTGTGCAATTGCATGATGCATGCTTGGACCATGCTGTGCTGAATGAAGCGGTTGTGTTAAATGTACACGCAGGTGTAGACAATCCTGGTGGCTAGTGCAAATGTGTACAAGTGAACGTACTAACTCCCTTAGAGGGCACTAGCAGACTGCTTTTGGAGGGGCTGGAGCTGGAAAAGTTATGGGAGAGGGGAATGGCCTCCATTAACCTCTTCTTGCCTGCAGCCTGCAGTTTGGAGTCAAGGAGAATCATGGGGTCCAGGGATGAACCATGCAGTCTCTTAGGCGGACTCTCATTCCTCCTGCTACTGATGTCAGTCCAGGGGGCCAAGGGTGGATCCCTCAAAGAGAGGTGATGACAGGGGGGCGGGTCCAGGGGTGAGGTCTTCAGAAAacctgctgggggtggggcgtcAACAGGTGACAAAACCATGAAGTTTAGAATGGGGGTGAGGTGGTCACCtccagggagggcagggcctcAGTGGAGACTTAAGGGAGATGGGACTCCTGACTGCTCCCAGGTCACTGAATGTGTCTTACCTTCTCTGGCATGGGTGCAGCCAGGGGGTCTGCTCCAGGCAGATGCTCGTGGTCCCCCTCCATTACAACGAGTCCTACAGCCAACCAGTGTATAAGCCCTACCTGACCGTGTGTGATGGAAGACGCATCTGCAGCACCTACAGGTGAGGGATAGGGAGGCTGGACTCTGGAGTCTTTCAAGAAGAAATTCAAGAACCCAGACCAAAACCCATAAAGCAATGTTCAGAGCCGGGTCTATGTTCCAGGACCACATACCGTGTGGCgtggagggaggtgaggagggaggtGCCGCAGACCCACGTCGTGTGCTGCCAGGGCTGGAAGAAGCGGCATCCAGGGGCCCTCACCTGTGATGGTGAGACTGGGTCTTCCCAGGCCTGGGGTCAGGGTGCCCcgcagggctggggaggcaggcagTGGGTCTGGTTTTGAACCACCCTTCTGTGCCCACAGCCATTTGTGCCAAGCCGTGTCAGAACCGAGGCGTCTGCGTTAGGCCAGAGCAGTGCGAGTGCGCCCCAGGCTGGGGTGGGAAGCACTGTCATGTGGGTGAGTCAGCTCGCCCTGCACCCCCATACAGTGGCACCAGGACCTCATACCTTTGGGGTGCCAGCTCGCCCCCACCCTTCAGCCCCCATCTTCTCTCCCATAATTAGACGTGGATGAATGTAGGACTGGTGTTGCCCTCTGCTTCCACCGTTGCCTCAATACCGCAGGCAGCTTCACTTGTGGCTGTCCTCAAGGCCTGGTGCTGGGTATGGACAGGCGTACCTGCACAGAGGGCGCCCCGGAGCCCCCAACTGGTGCCAACATCCTCAGTGTGGCAGGTGAGTGGGAGCATGGGTGGCAGTGAGGGCCTGCACTCAACTGGGCAGTGGGTCATGTCCTCTTTTGTCCCAGTTCGGGAAGCAGAACAAGATGAGCATGCGCTGAGACAGGAGATTTGGGAGCTTCAAGGGCGCCTGGAGCGGCTGGAGCAGGTGAATGTTGGTGCCTGGGTCCAACCCCTCTTGGCAGGGTGTGCTCCACCCCCAACACTCTGAAGCGTCTCTTCCTTTGTAGTGGGCAGGTCAGGCCGGGGCCTGGGTCCGAGCCATGCTGCCCATGCCACCTGAAGAGCTACAGCCGGAACAGGTGGCAGAGCTATGGGGCCGTGGCGACAGGATCGAGTCTCTCAGCGACCAAGTGCTGCTGCTGGAGGAGAGGCTAGGTGCCTGTAAGTCCTCATGCCCTTCTCTGCTTGAATCCCCATCCCCATTAGCTGCTCCCAGCTCTCCCGGACACCCTTCCCTggttcacttttctcttttccccaaacCCTTCCCCAACACTCAGTCTCCGCATACTGTCCTCAGATACCCATATTTCACCCCCTCTTCTGGCACCCTGTCCCCAGTCCACTTATTGCTGGGTGAGAGTGTCTCCAGTGCCCTGGCAGCCCCAGAAGTCCACAGCCAATGTGTCTGCCTCCTTGTCATTCACCAGGCTCCTGTGAGGACAACAGCCTGGGCCCAGGCCTCAATCTCAATCGGCGGCCAATAAGGAACCCCTCCAGAGCTCCTGCCCCCTAATTTATACAGAAACTGGCCCCACTAATCCTCTGGGATTGGCCAGCTGGGGAAGCGAAGATAAGGTTATCTGCCACTAAGGAGCAATGAGTGACGGAAACTTACGAGAgctgaaggaagggggaaagatgGGTGCCTTGGGCCCACCCCTGAGTCTTCTGGCTGGGGGAGGTGGCCTAGGCGAGAACCACTTCAATGCCTTAACAAATGCAGCCAGAAAGTgcccagatctctctctctctctctcaatctttatTCTCGGGTTTCTTGCTGTTATCCAGATAATTaataaaaaccacacaaaacTGGGTCCCACCCTCTCTTTTTGCTCCCAGCCCACCTTCCCAGTTGTGGGcacaggtctggggtgggaggcaggagtgGCTAATGCCACAGGGAGGAAATGAAAactggctcagagaggggaagcctcaaaagaaagagaaataaattaaaagccCTCCCATCCCCTCCAGCCAGGGTTCAGTTCCTTTCCCCAACTTCCCAGGGAGCAGAAGTGAGTGCAGCACCTAATGTCTGCCTCTTCCCCTTGTGTCTGGTTAGAATGGTACAGCCAGGCTGCAGGGGACTGGGTTGGGGCCAGGACCACTGAAGAACTGTACCACAGGGATGGGGGGAAGCAGAAATGTGGAGACCAAACTGGCATCTAGGAGTATGCTCACCCCTGGGCACCTGGGTATGGGCAGGATGAAACCTCTGAGTGAGAAGAGTCCAGCCTCCACTGATAGGAGGCTCcatgggagggagggtgagggtgCTGAGGAGTGTTCCCAGGATAAGCCAGGAATGTTCCAGGCATTGCTTCCAGCCACAGTGTGAGGAGTCCTCACAAACGGATAAGTCCACTGAATCCATGGACTTGTGGTAGGGTATTGTTCCATAGAATGGATGAGTCCACTGGCCAatgtggggtggagagggagagaagatcaCAAAAGAAGAGGGTCCCCTGGGGAAAGGATGGTGTGTTCCCACCCTTGTGTGGGTGAGCCACTGGAGATGAGGGGGAGGCAACCGTCCCAAAGACAAGATGGcacaggaggt
Protein-coding sequences here:
- the EGFL8 gene encoding epidermal growth factor-like protein 8 isoform X2, which gives rise to MGSRDEPCSLLGGLSFLLLLMSVQGAKGGSLKESQGVCSRQMLVVPLHYNESYSQPVYKPYLTVCDGRRICSTYRTTYRVAWREVRREVPQTHVVCCQGWKKRHPGALTCDAICAKPCQNRGVCVRPEQCECAPGWGGKHCHVDVDECRTGVALCFHRCLNTAGSFTCGCPQGLVLGMDRRTCTEGAPEPPTGANILSVAVREAEQDEHALRQEIWELQGRLERLEQWAGQAGAWVRAMLPMPPEELQPEQVAELWGRGDRIESLSDQVLLLEERLGACSCEDNSLGPGLNLNRRPIRNPSRAPAP
- the EGFL8 gene encoding epidermal growth factor-like protein 8 isoform X1, with product MASINLFLPAACSLESRRIMGSRDEPCSLLGGLSFLLLLMSVQGAKGGSLKESQGVCSRQMLVVPLHYNESYSQPVYKPYLTVCDGRRICSTYRTTYRVAWREVRREVPQTHVVCCQGWKKRHPGALTCDAICAKPCQNRGVCVRPEQCECAPGWGGKHCHVDVDECRTGVALCFHRCLNTAGSFTCGCPQGLVLGMDRRTCTEGAPEPPTGANILSVAVREAEQDEHALRQEIWELQGRLERLEQWAGQAGAWVRAMLPMPPEELQPEQVAELWGRGDRIESLSDQVLLLEERLGACSCEDNSLGPGLNLNRRPIRNPSRAPAP